From Effusibacillus pohliae DSM 22757, the proteins below share one genomic window:
- a CDS encoding PP2C family protein-serine/threonine phosphatase translates to MRTNELQYQFEKYMFTVESAKEEVQAAQFIQQMLLHDDVPYCDALSCVGVSIPSFHLSGDYYDFIHDERNGRYWVFIGDVMGKGIPAFLLMVLLRSTVRCLTRTCASPGKLVFELNNSLHKDLTRLRAFASLFCGMFDTNSAEFLYTSAGHPSPILMRKNRDFPERLEGKGTVIGILRNREYKDYSILLSKGDLIVGCTDGIFEAMDTYRQQYGYDRLMQVISKNKDQTMDDLIQSITSDVKQYSQDFKRDDVTVIAIRCEKGEVNCCSE, encoded by the coding sequence ATGAGAACAAATGAACTTCAATATCAATTTGAAAAATATATGTTTACAGTCGAAAGTGCTAAAGAGGAAGTTCAAGCAGCGCAATTTATACAGCAAATGCTTTTACACGATGATGTACCGTACTGTGACGCTCTTTCCTGTGTCGGAGTTTCGATTCCCTCCTTTCATCTGAGTGGAGATTATTACGATTTTATACATGACGAACGAAACGGCCGATATTGGGTGTTCATTGGTGATGTAATGGGCAAGGGAATACCTGCATTTCTTCTGATGGTCTTGTTACGTTCAACGGTCAGATGTTTAACACGTACTTGTGCTAGTCCTGGAAAACTGGTGTTTGAACTGAACAACTCGCTTCACAAGGATCTGACACGTTTACGGGCGTTTGCTTCCTTGTTTTGTGGAATGTTTGATACTAACTCGGCCGAGTTTCTATATACATCTGCTGGACATCCAAGTCCCATCCTAATGAGAAAGAACCGAGATTTTCCTGAACGACTTGAAGGGAAAGGCACTGTAATCGGAATTTTGAGAAATCGTGAGTATAAGGATTATTCTATTTTACTGTCAAAAGGTGACTTAATAGTCGGGTGTACCGACGGGATTTTTGAAGCGATGGATACATATAGGCAGCAGTATGGTTACGACCGTTTGATGCAAGTGATTTCGAAAAACAAAGACCAAACCATGGATGATCTGATTCAATCGATCACCAGCGACGTAAAGCAGTACTCTCAAGATTTTAAACGAGATGATGTCACAGTCATAGCGATCCGCTGCGAGAAAGGAGAAGTTAACTGTTGTTCGGAGTAA
- a CDS encoding STAS domain-containing protein, with amino-acid sequence MDFKLKVRDILDGLTIIHVEGEVDIGTVNQLLAEIDGIKQQTVVLDFNKVTFIDSTGIGLLVRKIMEFREEGRNLKLRSLPDIIYEILDEMGIFEALGDLEEGNAHENK; translated from the coding sequence ATGGATTTTAAACTTAAGGTTAGGGATATATTGGACGGTTTGACTATAATTCATGTTGAAGGGGAAGTAGATATTGGAACGGTAAATCAATTATTAGCTGAAATTGATGGGATCAAGCAACAAACCGTAGTACTAGATTTCAATAAAGTTACATTTATCGATTCAACAGGAATTGGGCTTTTAGTTCGAAAAATCATGGAGTTTCGGGAAGAGGGACGTAATCTTAAACTCCGATCCTTACCGGACATAATATATGAAATTTTAGATGAAATGGGAATATTTGAGGCGTTGGGTGATTTGGAGGAAGGTAATGCTCATGAGAACAAATGA